From a region of the Candidatus Brocadia sp. genome:
- a CDS encoding radical SAM protein yields MDKYRIDSHKLIYHVQRVHDWLEGKNVYPIYAEISPSGTCNHRCTYCALDFMEYQPRFLEKDLLKERLSEMALLGLKSVMYAGEGEPLLHKDMGEIIRHTRNAGIDVALTTNGVCFKKDLIGRTLENITWIKVSINGGTKETYAKIHQTKPDHFDQIIENMSYAATLRHDKGYRCALGMQLILLPENWNEAELLARLAKEIGMDYLVIKPYSQHPLSRTMKYKDIKYRDYLHLADTLRTFNDRNFSVIFRSNTMKKWDEGQRNYRQCLALPFWSYIDAGGTVWGCSAYLSDEHFAYGNLYKNTFQEIWEGKKRLTSLRWTSEKLDISQCRMNCRMDEINRYLWQLRHPPEHVNFI; encoded by the coding sequence ATGGATAAATATCGCATAGACAGCCATAAATTGATTTATCATGTGCAGAGGGTGCACGATTGGTTAGAAGGTAAAAATGTCTACCCCATCTATGCCGAAATATCGCCATCGGGAACTTGTAACCACCGATGCACGTATTGTGCCTTGGATTTTATGGAATATCAGCCGCGGTTTTTAGAGAAAGACCTGCTGAAGGAAAGGCTGTCTGAGATGGCATTGCTCGGTTTAAAGAGCGTCATGTATGCTGGAGAAGGCGAGCCGCTTCTGCACAAAGATATGGGAGAAATAATCCGTCATACACGAAACGCGGGGATTGACGTTGCCCTGACAACAAACGGGGTATGTTTCAAAAAAGATCTGATAGGGCGCACGCTTGAAAATATTACCTGGATAAAAGTAAGCATTAATGGTGGGACAAAAGAAACCTATGCCAAAATTCATCAAACAAAACCGGATCACTTTGACCAGATAATAGAGAATATGTCTTATGCGGCAACATTACGACACGACAAGGGATACCGATGTGCCCTGGGTATGCAGCTCATCCTTTTGCCAGAAAACTGGAATGAGGCAGAGCTTCTGGCCCGGCTGGCCAAAGAGATTGGTATGGATTATTTGGTTATAAAACCCTATTCACAGCATCCGTTGAGCAGGACAATGAAATATAAAGATATAAAATATCGTGATTATCTTCACCTTGCCGACACATTACGCACTTTCAATGATCGCAACTTCAGCGTCATATTCCGCAGTAACACCATGAAAAAGTGGGACGAAGGACAGCGAAATTACCGGCAGTGCCTTGCCCTTCCTTTCTGGTCTTATATCGATGCCGGCGGGACTGTTTGGGGATGCAGCGCTTATCTCAGTGACGAACATTTTGCCTACGGCAACCTTTACAAAAATACGTTTCAAGAAATTTGGGAGGGCAAAAAAAGGCTTACGTCGCTTCGGTGGACATCAGAAAAGCTTGATATCAGTCAGTGCCGGATGAATTGCAGAATGGACGAAATCAATCGATATCTGTGGCAATTAAGGCATCCGCCCGAACACGTTAATTTTATCTGA
- a CDS encoding transketolase yields MVNDRLSKKANQIRRDLIEIAIQNGAGHIAPSLSCVDILVALYYRIMKLPPCSSWEERDRLVFSKAHGCYGLYSILADKGFIQRRDWKNFYQGSFLSGCLERCVENGLEASCGSLGHGLPMAVGIAFGAQLQKKRYRVYCIVGDGEMQEGSNWEAIQFAAKYKLSNLTVIIDHNTLQAMDFLKNVLTMEERRDDLQRKMKAFGFETKTCSGHNIKDISSLIEKWIKNQKNLVAPQVLIARTTKGYGLKCMENVPKFHFRIPTEDELKMGNRYE; encoded by the coding sequence ATGGTCAATGATCGGTTATCCAAAAAGGCAAATCAAATACGCAGGGATTTAATAGAGATTGCCATTCAAAATGGAGCTGGGCATATTGCACCCTCGCTTTCCTGTGTTGATATCCTGGTGGCGCTGTATTACCGCATAATGAAACTTCCGCCTTGTTCGTCGTGGGAAGAAAGAGATCGTCTCGTATTTTCCAAAGCACACGGATGTTATGGTCTCTATTCAATACTGGCTGACAAAGGATTTATTCAACGTCGGGACTGGAAGAATTTCTATCAGGGAAGTTTTTTGTCAGGATGCCTGGAACGTTGCGTGGAAAATGGCCTGGAAGCAAGTTGCGGTTCGCTCGGACATGGGCTGCCAATGGCTGTGGGTATTGCCTTTGGGGCACAATTACAAAAGAAGAGATACCGCGTATATTGTATCGTTGGCGATGGCGAAATGCAGGAAGGATCCAATTGGGAAGCAATTCAATTTGCCGCTAAATACAAGCTGTCAAATCTAACGGTAATCATCGATCACAATACCCTGCAAGCGATGGATTTTTTGAAAAATGTCCTAACGATGGAAGAAAGGAGGGATGATTTGCAAAGGAAAATGAAGGCTTTTGGATTTGAGACAAAAACCTGCAGCGGGCATAACATAAAAGACATCTCTTCTCTTATTGAAAAATGGATCAAAAACCAGAAAAATCTCGTTGCGCCCCAGGTATTAATCGCAAGGACAACTAAGGGATATGGGTTAAAATGCATGGAAAATGTACCAAAATTTCATTTCCGTATACCGACAGAGGATGAATTAAAAATGGGAAACCGTTATGAATGA
- a CDS encoding radical SAM protein, giving the protein MKPIVIPQTYNYIATFLSLTCNLRCSYCINYFEEGNFNKKQISGKEWVEGLNRVVPREDLPLSLQGGEPSLHKDFISILNHIKPQLNVDILTNLQFDEDEFIRKVDPNRIKRKSPYASIRVSYHPATMKLEPLVKKVLTLQRNGFSVGIWGVMHPAQEAEILRAKEYCTASGIDFRTKEFLGEHNGKRYGTYRYEGACDKKFAKKVLCKTTELIIGSSGDVYRCHSDLYENRKPIGNILDEDFEIEDTFRECNVFGHCNPCDVKVKTNRFQEFGHTSVEIIF; this is encoded by the coding sequence ATGAAACCAATCGTTATTCCACAAACGTATAATTATATTGCCACATTTTTATCCCTCACCTGCAATCTCAGGTGCAGCTATTGCATTAATTATTTCGAGGAAGGTAATTTTAATAAAAAGCAGATCTCCGGCAAAGAATGGGTTGAAGGATTGAACAGGGTGGTTCCCAGAGAAGATCTCCCCCTTTCACTCCAGGGTGGAGAACCAAGCCTTCATAAGGACTTTATCTCTATCCTGAATCATATTAAACCGCAGTTAAATGTTGATATCCTGACGAATCTGCAGTTCGATGAAGACGAATTTATCCGTAAGGTAGACCCCAACAGAATTAAAAGAAAATCTCCTTACGCCTCGATACGAGTCAGTTATCATCCTGCAACCATGAAACTTGAACCTCTGGTTAAAAAAGTCCTTACATTACAAAGGAACGGTTTTAGTGTCGGAATTTGGGGAGTAATGCACCCGGCACAAGAAGCGGAGATATTGAGGGCAAAGGAGTATTGCACTGCTTCAGGAATAGACTTTCGCACGAAGGAGTTTCTCGGTGAACATAACGGGAAGAGGTATGGTACCTACCGTTACGAAGGGGCATGTGATAAAAAATTTGCAAAAAAAGTCTTGTGTAAAACAACAGAACTTATTATCGGCAGCAGTGGCGACGTTTACCGGTGTCACAGTGATCTTTATGAGAACAGGAAGCCGATCGGGAATATCCTGGATGAAGATTTTGAGATAGAAGATACCTTTCGTGAATGTAATGTCTTTGGACATTGCAATCCTTGTGATGTGAAAGTGAAGACAAACCGTTTCCAGGAATTCGGTCATACTTCGGTGGAGATTATCTTTTAG
- a CDS encoding radical SAM protein — MGELVLDGHKLAWHKDRVDAWLQGERIAPVTIDCALTRSCTYRCVYCYGMLQSNDIKRMTRDVIFRFLDDAAEIGVKGISFVSDGESTCSPHLYDAILRGRQNGLDMALGTNGYLLKEERLEEALAALTYLRFNISAAEADRYTGIHGCEEGCYGRVINVIKACVKIKKEKNLEVTLGLQMVLLPEFADQIIPLAKLGRELGVDYLVIKHCSDDERGSLGVDYSKYYELAEVLKKAETYSDDKYLVKAKWSKILSGGKRNYSRCYGPPFIMQFSGSGLVAPCGMLFNERYKEYHMGNIADTSFKKIWQSDRYWEVVNLIASEKFDARTMCGSLCLQHKVNECLWALRHENAILTREDARPPMHINFI; from the coding sequence ATGGGTGAATTGGTTCTTGACGGGCATAAGCTTGCCTGGCACAAAGACCGTGTCGATGCCTGGTTGCAGGGCGAACGGATTGCTCCGGTAACGATTGATTGTGCATTGACTCGATCCTGTACCTACCGGTGTGTCTATTGCTATGGGATGCTTCAGTCAAACGATATAAAGAGAATGACCCGGGATGTCATATTCAGGTTTTTGGATGACGCAGCAGAAATTGGGGTAAAAGGTATCAGTTTTGTCAGTGATGGAGAAAGTACGTGTTCTCCTCATTTGTATGATGCTATTCTCAGAGGCAGGCAAAACGGCCTGGATATGGCGTTAGGAACGAATGGATATCTGTTAAAAGAGGAACGATTAGAGGAGGCATTAGCGGCTTTAACGTATCTTCGGTTCAATATTTCTGCGGCAGAAGCTGACCGATATACGGGAATACACGGATGCGAAGAAGGGTGTTATGGTAGGGTGATCAACGTAATAAAAGCATGCGTGAAAATAAAGAAAGAGAAAAATCTTGAGGTAACCCTTGGATTGCAGATGGTATTGTTGCCGGAATTTGCAGACCAGATTATACCGTTGGCAAAATTAGGAAGAGAACTTGGCGTTGATTATCTTGTCATTAAACATTGCAGTGATGACGAAAGGGGAAGTCTTGGCGTTGATTATTCAAAATATTATGAATTGGCAGAGGTGCTGAAAAAAGCCGAAACCTATTCTGATGATAAATATCTGGTTAAGGCAAAATGGTCTAAGATTTTAAGCGGTGGAAAACGAAATTACAGCCGCTGCTACGGGCCGCCTTTTATCATGCAGTTTTCTGGTTCCGGGCTGGTAGCCCCGTGTGGTATGCTTTTCAACGAAAGATATAAAGAATACCATATGGGAAATATTGCCGATACATCATTCAAAAAGATATGGCAGAGTGATCGTTATTGGGAGGTTGTCAATTTAATAGCTTCAGAAAAATTTGATGCCAGAACGATGTGCGGCTCTCTCTGTTTGCAGCATAAGGTTAATGAATGTTTGTGGGCTTTAAGGCATGAGAACGCCATCCTTACGAGGGAAGACGCTCGGCCTCCGATGCATATAAATTTTATCTGA